The Candidatus Berkiella aquae sequence GTGAGTCAATCACTTTGGCAGCAATGTTTGCAGCGATTAAAAGAAGAAATTGCACAATCTGCATTCAATCAATGGATCAGCCCCCTGCAGGCAGAAGAATCAGGCACAGGGTTGACCTTGTGGGCGCCTAACCAATACGTCTTAGATGGCGTTACTCAGGATTATCTTGCCCGGATAGGCCAGATGTTGACAGAGCTCAATAGAGGCCAACAGCTGCGCGTTATGATAGGTATCGGTGAGCGTATGGTCGAACCTGTGGTTGAAGAGACAACACCAGCCAGCACGCAGCGACAGCCAACCAGTGCTCCCAAAGTCTCGCATCAATGTAACTTAAACACGAATTTTGTCTTTGATAACTTCGTTGTTGGAAAATCTAACCAACTAGCTGAGGCTGCAGCAAAGCAAGTCGCTGAAAATCCAGGTGGTGCTTATAATCCCTTATTCTTATATGGCGGAGTAGGGTTAGGCAAAACACACCTAATGCATGCCATTGGTAATGCGATCACTGCCAATCGCAAAGGCGCTAATGTTATTTATCTACATTCTGAGCGTTTTGTGGCAGATATGGTTAAAGCCTTACAAAGTAATGCGATTAATGAATTTAAGCGTTTTTATCGTTCTGTTGATGCATTATTAATTGACGATATTCAATTTTTTGCGGGCAAAGAGCGATCACAAGAAGAATTCTTCCATACCTTTAATGCGCTCTTAGAAGGGCAACAACAAATTATTTTAACATCGGATAGATATCCTAAAGAAATCAACGGGATTGAAGAACGCTTACAATCTCGTTTTGGCTCTGGCTTAACCGTTGCGATTGAACCACCCGAACTTGAGACACGCGTTGCCATTTTAATGAGCAAAGCAGAGCATAGTGGTATGGTGTTGCCACATGAAGTCGCCTTTTTTATTGCTAAACGAATTCGCTCCAACGTGCGTGAATTAGAGGGCGCTTTAAAACGTATTGTGGCGAATGCCCAATTTACAGGTAGTGCGATAACCTTAGAGTTTGTACAAGAAGCACTAAAAGATGTATTAGCGCTGCAAGATAAATTAGTTTCCATTGATAATATCTTACGAACCGTCGCAGAATATTACAAAATCAAAGTGGCGGATTTACTTTCTAAACGAAGAAATCGTTCCGTTGCAAGACCTCGTCAAGTTGCAATGTCGCTTTGTAAAGAATTAACAAATCACAGTTTGCCTGAAATTGGCGATGCTTTTGGTGGTCGAGATCATACAACGGTTTTACATGCATGTCGTACAATTAAGAAAATGCGTGAAACAGATGCTGATATTGGCGAAGATTTTTCTAATTTGATGCGTATTTTATCAACTTAACATTATGCAATTTACTATCTCGCGAGAAGCGTTGTTAAAGCCATTATTACGCGTAGCAGGGGCTGTCGAAAAGCGACAAACTCTGCCTATTTTAGCGAATATTCTGGTTTCTGTAAAAAACCAGTTGTTATCGTTAACGGGCACTGATCTAGAAATTGAGATGATTGCTCGTATTCCATTGACGCAAGGATCAATGGGGGGCACAACAACGATCCCTGGAAAAAAATTGATAGATATTTGTAAAGCATTACCCGATTCTGCGCAGATTTCTTTTGAATTGACCGACAATAAAGTCGCTGTTCGCGCGAATCGTAGTCGCTTTGTTTTAGCCTGCATGCCAGGTGAAAATTTTCCCCGAGTAGAAGAGATGCCGGGGGATATAGAGCTATCCGTAGGGCAAGCAGTTATTCGTCAGTTACTTGACTTGTCAAGCTTCGCAATGGCACACCAAGACGTGCGTTATTATTTAAATGGTGTTTATTTAATTTTTTCCAACGATGAAATACGCGCGGTTGCAACCGATGGCCACCGCTTGGCAACCATGGCATTACCGATAAAAGCCCCGCATTTATCAGAAAATTTGGCGGTTATTGTTCCACGAAAAGCAATTTTGGAAATGCAGCGGTTATTCCAAGAGGGTGAAGAAGAAATTGGCTTGGTAATTGGGAAAAACCATTTACGCGCAGTCATGATGCATTCGAGTTTTATTACGAAGCTGATAGAAGGAAAATTCCCAGATTATCGTCGAGTGATGCCAACCAATCCAACAGGATATCAAGTGGTTGTTGCCCGCGAACCGTTAAGACAAGCATTATTGCGCGTTTCCGCGCTATTTTCTGATAAATTTCGTGGTGTGGGGCTACAATTCTCATCGCAGCTACTGAGAATCGTAGCTGTGACTGCAGATAAAGACGAAGTAGAAGATGAAGTCGAAATTCCTTATGACGGCCCCAGCATGGAAATTGGCGTTAATGCGAGCTATATCATCGAATTCCTCAGTATTATTAAAACAGAGCAAGTGAAAGTAACCTTTTCAGATCCTAGCCAAGTGGTATTATTTGAAA is a genomic window containing:
- the dnaA gene encoding chromosomal replication initiator protein DnaA; this encodes VSQSLWQQCLQRLKEEIAQSAFNQWISPLQAEESGTGLTLWAPNQYVLDGVTQDYLARIGQMLTELNRGQQLRVMIGIGERMVEPVVEETTPASTQRQPTSAPKVSHQCNLNTNFVFDNFVVGKSNQLAEAAAKQVAENPGGAYNPLFLYGGVGLGKTHLMHAIGNAITANRKGANVIYLHSERFVADMVKALQSNAINEFKRFYRSVDALLIDDIQFFAGKERSQEEFFHTFNALLEGQQQIILTSDRYPKEINGIEERLQSRFGSGLTVAIEPPELETRVAILMSKAEHSGMVLPHEVAFFIAKRIRSNVRELEGALKRIVANAQFTGSAITLEFVQEALKDVLALQDKLVSIDNILRTVAEYYKIKVADLLSKRRNRSVARPRQVAMSLCKELTNHSLPEIGDAFGGRDHTTVLHACRTIKKMRETDADIGEDFSNLMRILST
- the dnaN gene encoding DNA polymerase III subunit beta; the encoded protein is MQFTISREALLKPLLRVAGAVEKRQTLPILANILVSVKNQLLSLTGTDLEIEMIARIPLTQGSMGGTTTIPGKKLIDICKALPDSAQISFELTDNKVAVRANRSRFVLACMPGENFPRVEEMPGDIELSVGQAVIRQLLDLSSFAMAHQDVRYYLNGVYLIFSNDEIRAVATDGHRLATMALPIKAPHLSENLAVIVPRKAILEMQRLFQEGEEEIGLVIGKNHLRAVMMHSSFITKLIEGKFPDYRRVMPTNPTGYQVVVAREPLRQALLRVSALFSDKFRGVGLQFSSQLLRIVAVTADKDEVEDEVEIPYDGPSMEIGVNASYIIEFLSIIKTEQVKVTFSDPSQVVLFETQEQGVDRVGLQYVVMPMRL